A genomic window from Sulfurimonas hongkongensis includes:
- a CDS encoding YbgA family protein translates to MIKVAVSACLLGDKVRFDKGHKRDSFVVEELGKYAEFVSFCPENIAFSSPRPSIRMVRTEDNSLRIISNKTAEDLTQVLDEHARAELQKIKSQNIRGLILKSKSPTCGLMSSKVYLENGFADGKDDGVFASMCRAEFGYFPMEEEGRLCDAWLRENFVMQLFAYDDFEEFKEDAKMGKLVEFHKSYKFLLQSKDEKTYRELGQIVGNHEQKSFDEILLEYEALFKMAISQKSSVSKTRNVLEHMSGFIKNFLDSSEKQMLHAQIDDYVAKIVPLVVPLSTLRLYATKYKVSYLLEQKFLDPYPKELALRSEIKSTK, encoded by the coding sequence TCTCAGCTTGTCTTTTAGGTGATAAAGTTCGTTTTGACAAAGGACACAAAAGAGACTCGTTTGTAGTAGAGGAACTTGGTAAATATGCAGAGTTTGTCTCTTTTTGTCCTGAAAATATCGCATTTTCTTCTCCACGACCCTCCATTAGAATGGTAAGAACTGAGGATAACTCACTTCGCATCATCTCAAACAAAACAGCAGAGGATTTAACGCAAGTCTTAGATGAGCACGCTAGAGCGGAGTTACAAAAGATAAAATCGCAAAATATTCGCGGACTTATACTAAAGTCAAAGTCTCCTACTTGTGGGCTTATGAGTTCTAAAGTTTACTTAGAAAATGGTTTTGCAGATGGCAAGGATGATGGAGTTTTTGCCTCAATGTGCAGGGCTGAGTTTGGTTACTTTCCTATGGAAGAAGAGGGCAGACTCTGTGATGCTTGGCTTAGAGAAAACTTTGTGATGCAACTCTTTGCTTATGATGATTTTGAAGAGTTTAAGGAAGATGCAAAGATGGGCAAGTTAGTAGAGTTTCACAAATCTTACAAGTTTTTGCTCCAATCAAAAGATGAGAAAACATATAGAGAGTTAGGTCAGATTGTAGGCAATCATGAGCAGAAGAGTTTTGATGAGATTTTACTTGAGTATGAGGCACTTTTTAAGATGGCAATCTCACAAAAGAGTAGCGTGAGTAAGACTAGAAATGTGCTTGAACACATGAGCGGATTTATAAAGAACTTTTTAGATAGCTCTGAGAAGCAGATGCTCCATGCTCAGATAGATGATTATGTGGCTAAAATCGTACCTCTTGTAGTTCCACTTAGCACACTTAGACTCTACGCTACAAAGTATAAAGTGAGCTATCTACTAGAGCAGAAATTTTTGGACCCATATCCAAAAGAGTTAGCACTTCGCTCAGAGATTAAAAGCACAAAATGA